A genome region from Akkermansiaceae bacterium includes the following:
- a CDS encoding serine hydroxymethyltransferase: protein MSQSPLRIAVGADHGAFEMKNAIVARLRESGHEVEDFGTDKADSVDYPDFGNAVSRNVADGTFDFGILACTSGVGMSIAANRHRHVRAANVRTVEETVITRRHNDANILCLAGKYTDIPTAQEMVDAFLATEFEGGRHERRVCKSSGSAIAVSDPELYAAIVGEEHRQRNHIELIASENFASPAVMEAQGSLLTNKYAEGYPGKRWYGGCEYVDVAEQLAIDRAKQLFGAEHANVQPHSGSQANTAVYFSVLKPGDKIFTMDLAHGGHLTHGHKANFSGRFYDVTHYGVSPEDERIDYEELEKTARELKPALITVGASAYSRVIDFERMGKLAKEVGAYLFVDMAHIAGLVAAGVHPSPVPHADFVTSTTHKSLRGPRGGIILCKEEFAKKIDSQVFPGIQGGPLMHVIAAKATCFHEALQPGFREYQEQVVKNARAIAARMTHHGFRICSGGTDNHVMLVDLRPKGLNGAEASHALDEAGITVNKNGIPFDTGSPMKPSGIRIGTPAVTTRGMKEKDVEQVADFIAEALADHTNEAKLHAIRDKVFAFNRAFPLPW from the coding sequence ATGAGCCAATCCCCACTCCGCATCGCCGTCGGCGCCGATCATGGCGCCTTTGAAATGAAGAACGCCATTGTCGCCAGACTCCGTGAGAGCGGCCATGAGGTGGAGGATTTCGGGACGGACAAGGCGGATTCGGTGGACTACCCGGATTTCGGGAATGCGGTTTCCAGGAATGTTGCGGACGGCACCTTCGATTTCGGCATCCTTGCCTGCACCTCGGGGGTGGGCATGAGCATCGCCGCGAACCGCCATCGCCATGTCCGCGCCGCCAATGTGCGCACGGTTGAGGAGACGGTCATCACCCGCCGGCACAACGATGCGAACATCCTCTGCCTTGCCGGGAAATACACCGATATCCCGACCGCGCAGGAGATGGTGGATGCCTTCCTGGCCACGGAATTCGAGGGTGGCCGCCACGAGAGGCGTGTCTGCAAGTCCTCCGGCAGTGCCATCGCCGTTTCCGATCCCGAGCTCTACGCGGCCATCGTCGGCGAGGAGCACCGCCAGCGGAACCACATCGAGCTCATCGCCTCGGAAAACTTCGCCTCGCCCGCCGTGATGGAGGCGCAGGGCTCGCTGCTGACCAACAAGTACGCCGAGGGTTATCCCGGGAAGCGCTGGTACGGCGGCTGTGAATACGTCGATGTGGCCGAGCAGCTTGCCATCGACCGCGCGAAGCAGCTTTTCGGAGCCGAGCATGCCAACGTCCAGCCGCACTCCGGTTCGCAGGCGAACACCGCGGTGTATTTTTCCGTGCTCAAGCCGGGAGACAAGATTTTCACCATGGATCTCGCCCACGGCGGCCACCTCACCCATGGGCACAAGGCGAACTTTTCCGGCCGTTTCTACGATGTCACCCACTACGGGGTCTCGCCGGAAGACGAGCGAATCGATTACGAGGAGCTGGAAAAGACCGCCCGCGAGCTCAAGCCCGCCCTGATCACCGTGGGAGCCTCCGCCTATTCCCGAGTCATCGATTTCGAGCGCATGGGGAAACTGGCAAAAGAGGTGGGGGCCTACCTTTTCGTGGATATGGCGCACATCGCCGGACTCGTTGCCGCCGGGGTGCATCCATCGCCGGTGCCGCACGCGGATTTCGTCACCTCCACCACCCACAAGTCCCTGCGCGGCCCGCGCGGCGGGATCATCCTCTGCAAGGAGGAGTTCGCGAAGAAAATCGACTCCCAGGTTTTCCCCGGCATCCAGGGTGGGCCGCTGATGCATGTGATCGCCGCGAAGGCCACGTGTTTCCACGAGGCGCTCCAGCCCGGCTTCCGGGAATATCAGGAGCAGGTTGTGAAAAACGCCCGGGCCATCGCCGCGCGCATGACCCACCATGGTTTCCGCATCTGCTCCGGCGGCACCGACAACCACGTGATGCTCGTCGATCTCCGCCCCAAAGGCCTCAACGGGGCGGAAGCCTCGCACGCCCTCGACGAGGCGGGGATCACGGTCAACAAGAACGGGATCCCCTTCGACACGGGCAGCCCGATGAAGCCCAGCGGCATCCGCATCGGCACCCCCGCCGTGACCACACGCGGCATGAAGGAAAAGGATGTCGAGCAGGTGGCCGACTTCATCGCCGAAGCGTTGGCGGATCACACCAACGAAGCCAAGCTGCACGCGATCCGCGACAAGGTTTTTGCCTTCAACCGGGCGTTCCCGCTGCCTTGGTGA
- a CDS encoding sugar phosphate isomerase/epimerase, with protein sequence MALSATLHANPIPENLRQEGWFIGAQAYTFRNYTAFEAIAKTKEAGGNMIEFYPGQKLKPGSDVKVHHTMPEEAMNELLAECKRLGVHAVNYGVVPAQNAEEVDKIMDFAKKMGLYAVCSESTEQIVAWEKAAIRTDIKVAFHEHGGSMSNPKYKVWHPLYILGVVESRDKRVGACADLGHWCTSNLKPVECLRILDGRIVSVHLKDKADFGASEVVPAGKGVVDVAACLEELKKQEFDGHISIEHENDWKDNVPQVRANIDFVKSHPK encoded by the coding sequence ATCGCACTTTCCGCAACCCTCCATGCAAACCCCATCCCGGAAAACCTCCGCCAGGAAGGCTGGTTCATCGGCGCACAGGCATACACGTTCCGGAACTACACCGCCTTCGAGGCCATCGCCAAGACCAAGGAGGCCGGTGGCAACATGATCGAGTTCTACCCCGGCCAGAAGCTCAAGCCCGGCTCCGATGTGAAGGTCCACCACACCATGCCGGAGGAGGCGATGAACGAGCTTCTCGCCGAGTGCAAGCGCCTCGGCGTCCACGCCGTCAACTACGGGGTCGTCCCCGCACAGAACGCCGAGGAGGTCGATAAAATCATGGATTTCGCCAAGAAAATGGGACTCTACGCAGTCTGTTCCGAATCCACCGAGCAGATCGTCGCCTGGGAAAAGGCCGCCATCCGCACCGACATCAAGGTCGCCTTCCACGAGCACGGCGGCTCCATGAGCAACCCGAAATACAAGGTCTGGCACCCGCTCTACATCCTCGGCGTGGTCGAGAGCCGCGACAAGCGCGTCGGAGCCTGCGCCGATCTTGGCCACTGGTGCACCTCCAACCTCAAGCCCGTCGAGTGCCTCCGCATCCTCGACGGCCGCATCGTCAGCGTCCACCTCAAGGACAAGGCCGATTTCGGAGCCTCCGAGGTCGTCCCCGCCGGCAAAGGTGTCGTCGATGTCGCCGCCTGCCTCGAGGAACTCAAAAAGCAGGAATTCGACGGCCACATCTCCATCGAGCACGAGAACGACTGGAAGGACAACGTCCCCCAGGTCAGGGCGAACATCGATTTCGTCAAATCCCACCCGAAGTAG
- a CDS encoding HAD-IA family hydrolase — protein sequence MKAIIFDLDGTLVESLPGIAASLNRSLSLHGLPGHSHAAVRGFIGDGAKMLVQRATPGTPEETRASILNAFAADYAATWPSGTATYPGIPELLAGLRAEQIPLAVLSNKPHPFTAEIVAKLFPENTFAAVLGNREGLPHKPDPAGALEIAAALCLSPQHCTLIGDSTMDLDTAKNAGMKSIAVTWGYHDRDRLSAADLIADTMEALAAGLV from the coding sequence GTGAAAGCCATCATCTTTGATCTCGACGGCACCCTGGTGGAATCGCTCCCCGGCATCGCCGCCTCGCTGAACCGCTCCCTTTCCCTCCACGGTCTCCCCGGCCACAGCCACGCCGCCGTCCGAGGGTTCATCGGCGACGGCGCGAAAATGCTCGTCCAGCGCGCCACCCCCGGAACCCCCGAAGAAACCCGCGCATCCATCCTGAATGCCTTCGCCGCGGACTACGCCGCCACATGGCCCTCCGGCACCGCCACCTACCCCGGCATCCCGGAGCTCCTCGCCGGTCTGCGCGCGGAACAAATCCCGCTCGCCGTCCTTTCCAACAAGCCCCACCCCTTCACCGCCGAGATCGTCGCGAAACTTTTTCCGGAAAACACTTTCGCCGCCGTCCTCGGAAACCGCGAAGGACTCCCCCACAAGCCCGACCCCGCCGGAGCCCTCGAAATCGCCGCCGCGCTCTGCCTCTCCCCGCAGCACTGCACCCTCATCGGAGACTCCACCATGGATCTCGACACCGCAAAAAACGCCGGCATGAAATCCATCGCCGTCACCTGGGGCTACCATGACCGCGACCGCCTCTCCGCCGCAGATCTGATCGCGGACACCATGGAAGCCCTTGCCGCCGGCCTCGTCTGA
- a CDS encoding ABC transporter permease, with the protein MANKAEKSQGSSLWKDAWHRLSRNKPALVSLAFLALILFACFVLPFMPFVKNPTVINLSNTVAEPGMQHWFGTDQLGRDLFSRVLYGGQVSLLVGLVATAVAVLIGVVYGAVSGYVGGMVDSVMMRFVDILFALPFLVLVILFALVADEPSSEFTTWVIETTGWPRDRVAPITTLIPLFIAIGAIGWLTIARIVRAQVMSVKKLEFVEAAVSLGLSRPRILFRHILPNVIGPIIIYTTLAVPGIMLLESVLSFLGLGVKPPNSSWGILIKEGADRMEISPYLLLFPSLFFATTLFALNFLGDGLRDALDPKSSKD; encoded by the coding sequence GTGGCAAACAAAGCAGAGAAATCGCAGGGCAGTTCCCTATGGAAAGATGCGTGGCACAGGCTGTCCCGGAACAAGCCGGCGCTGGTGAGCCTGGCTTTCCTCGCGCTCATCCTGTTCGCCTGTTTCGTGTTGCCCTTCATGCCTTTCGTGAAAAACCCGACGGTGATCAACCTCTCCAACACGGTGGCGGAGCCCGGCATGCAGCATTGGTTCGGGACGGATCAGCTGGGGCGCGACCTGTTCTCGCGGGTGCTCTACGGCGGGCAGGTCTCGCTGCTTGTCGGGCTGGTGGCGACGGCGGTGGCGGTGCTCATCGGCGTGGTCTATGGGGCGGTCTCAGGCTATGTCGGCGGGATGGTGGATTCCGTGATGATGCGCTTCGTGGACATTCTCTTCGCGCTGCCTTTCCTGGTGCTGGTGATCCTTTTCGCGCTGGTGGCGGACGAGCCTTCCTCGGAGTTCACCACGTGGGTGATCGAGACGACAGGCTGGCCGCGCGACCGGGTGGCGCCGATCACGACGCTCATCCCGCTGTTCATCGCGATCGGTGCGATCGGCTGGCTGACCATTGCGCGCATCGTCAGGGCGCAGGTGATGAGCGTGAAAAAGCTGGAGTTTGTCGAGGCGGCGGTGTCGCTGGGGCTGAGCCGCCCGCGCATCCTGTTCCGCCACATCCTGCCGAACGTGATCGGCCCCATCATCATCTACACGACGCTGGCGGTGCCGGGCATCATGCTTCTGGAAAGCGTGCTGTCCTTCCTGGGGCTCGGGGTGAAGCCGCCGAATTCCTCGTGGGGCATCCTCATCAAGGAGGGGGCGGACAGGATGGAGATCTCGCCCTATCTCCTGCTTTTCCCCTCGCTGTTTTTTGCGACAACGCTGTTTGCGCTGAACTTCCTCGGCGACGGTTTGCGGGATGCCTTGGATCCGAAGTCGTCCAAGGATTGA
- a CDS encoding PEP-CTERM sorting domain-containing protein (PEP-CTERM proteins occur, often in large numbers, in the proteomes of bacteria that also encode an exosortase, a predicted intramembrane cysteine proteinase. The presence of a PEP-CTERM domain at a protein's C-terminus predicts cleavage within the sorting domain, followed by covalent anchoring to some some component of the (usually Gram-negative) cell surface. Many PEP-CTERM proteins exhibit an unusual sequence composition that includes large numbers of potential glycosylation sites. Expression of one such protein has been shown restore the ability of a bacterium to form floc, a type of biofilm.), which produces MSSFRCPLGLRAKKPWHVCPDEYDGSPFIKPKKFEMRKSPKHHTVPGGKAALGFVAVALAHAGFASAATTVNAAQDFTVRRNTGTATVEGGLHAKQSATNSTDRYLMLRFDSSIFGAGVTAVTFHITANPDTVTQFQGTYDYRIYGIPDLTANDELAAESGYDPNSGAVFDNSADMVDDTKLTLLGDVTGVNAGDTINFSNSNLLSFLQADTNGVATLVFTRVTNGGNSTFLDRNSASPPNLVIEAIPEPGSAALLGLSCLLILRRRR; this is translated from the coding sequence TTGTCTTCCTTCCGCTGCCCATTGGGCCTGCGGGCAAAAAAACCTTGGCATGTCTGCCCTGATGAATACGATGGAAGCCCATTTATTAAACCCAAAAAATTCGAAATGCGGAAATCACCCAAGCACCATACCGTTCCCGGCGGAAAAGCAGCCCTTGGCTTCGTGGCAGTTGCCCTTGCCCACGCCGGATTCGCATCCGCCGCGACCACGGTCAACGCAGCGCAGGATTTCACCGTTAGACGCAATACTGGCACTGCCACGGTCGAAGGCGGTCTCCATGCCAAGCAATCAGCTACCAACTCGACGGATCGCTACCTGATGCTTCGTTTTGATTCTTCCATTTTCGGTGCTGGCGTTACTGCGGTTACCTTCCACATCACGGCAAACCCGGACACCGTAACCCAGTTTCAGGGCACCTACGACTACCGGATCTACGGAATTCCGGACTTGACCGCCAACGACGAGTTGGCTGCCGAAAGCGGCTATGACCCCAATTCGGGAGCTGTCTTCGATAACAGCGCAGACATGGTCGATGACACCAAGCTCACTCTCCTCGGTGACGTCACCGGCGTGAATGCCGGGGACACCATCAATTTCAGCAATTCGAATCTTTTGTCGTTCCTCCAAGCCGACACCAATGGTGTCGCGACTCTGGTTTTCACCCGCGTGACGAATGGCGGAAACTCCACCTTCCTTGACCGGAACTCTGCATCCCCGCCAAATCTGGTGATCGAAGCGATCCCAGAACCCGGATCCGCGGCTTTGCTGGGTCTTTCCTGCCTGCTGATTCTGCGCCGGCGCCGTTAG
- a CDS encoding ComF family protein — translation MPAIDFLDWVYPPVCALCGDGLSQGSALCGDCREGLPRVSPPCCETCSEPFQGQIDGAFSCPNCSGLSFHFEFARAAMDRSEGTLELVHRLKYGREIHLAGELGRLACAAFSSDRRLAVALEERWPLVPVPLHRMRQMERQFNQAEEISRAISMETGLRVMRLLKRVRKTETQTRLSRRQRMENLKGAFAIRRAWWRKDPVALLDAPGLILVDDVFTTGSTVDECAKVLRKAGARRVVVVTVMRG, via the coding sequence ATGCCTGCCATTGATTTCCTGGACTGGGTTTATCCGCCTGTCTGCGCGCTGTGCGGGGACGGGCTTTCGCAGGGAAGCGCGCTCTGTGGCGATTGCCGCGAAGGGCTGCCACGGGTTTCGCCGCCCTGCTGCGAGACTTGCAGCGAGCCTTTCCAAGGGCAGATCGACGGGGCTTTCTCCTGCCCGAACTGCAGTGGGCTGTCCTTTCACTTTGAGTTCGCAAGGGCGGCGATGGATAGGTCCGAGGGGACGTTGGAACTGGTTCACCGGCTGAAATACGGCAGGGAAATCCATCTTGCGGGAGAGCTTGGGAGGCTGGCCTGCGCGGCTTTTTCCTCGGACAGGAGGCTGGCCGTGGCGCTGGAAGAAAGGTGGCCGCTGGTGCCGGTGCCGCTACACCGCATGAGGCAGATGGAAAGGCAGTTCAACCAGGCGGAGGAGATTTCCCGCGCGATCTCCATGGAAACGGGGCTGCGGGTGATGCGGCTGCTGAAGCGCGTGCGGAAGACGGAAACCCAGACACGGCTGAGCCGGAGGCAGCGGATGGAGAATCTCAAGGGGGCGTTTGCGATACGGAGAGCTTGGTGGCGGAAAGATCCGGTGGCCTTGCTGGATGCCCCGGGGCTCATCCTGGTGGACGATGTCTTCACTACGGGATCCACCGTAGATGAGTGCGCGAAGGTGCTCAGGAAAGCCGGCGCGCGCCGGGTGGTCGTGGTGACCGTGATGCGGGGGTGA
- a CDS encoding DUF1080 domain-containing protein translates to MKTIACLLAATLISHAAPEAIFDGKSLDGWKIKGSEVWAAKDGILTGTSNEKKQGSILWTEKEYGDFVFQCEFKFEGRIDSGVFLRHETDQIQIGISGSLKRDMTASPYISKIGKYPVEAKGVAELLKEGEWNTMEITVKGNAYGVVLNGKHVMDYTSDTAKDKGPIGLQVHAGVKMAIDFRNITVAPR, encoded by the coding sequence ATGAAAACCATCGCCTGCCTCCTCGCCGCCACGCTCATTTCCCACGCCGCCCCGGAAGCCATCTTCGACGGAAAATCCCTGGACGGATGGAAGATCAAAGGCTCCGAAGTCTGGGCCGCGAAGGACGGCATCCTCACCGGCACCAGCAACGAGAAAAAGCAGGGCTCCATCCTCTGGACGGAAAAGGAATACGGGGACTTCGTTTTCCAATGCGAATTCAAGTTCGAGGGAAGGATCGATTCAGGGGTCTTCCTCCGCCACGAGACCGACCAGATCCAGATCGGAATCTCGGGTTCACTGAAACGGGATATGACCGCCTCACCCTACATCAGCAAGATCGGGAAATACCCGGTCGAGGCCAAGGGCGTGGCAGAACTCCTAAAGGAAGGCGAATGGAACACCATGGAAATCACCGTAAAAGGCAATGCATATGGCGTCGTGCTCAACGGCAAGCACGTCATGGACTACACCTCGGACACAGCGAAAGACAAGGGCCCCATCGGCCTGCAGGTGCACGCCGGCGTGAAGATGGCCATCGACTTCCGCAACATCACGGTCGCCCCACGGTAA
- a CDS encoding CPBP family intramembrane metalloprotease, which produces MRFLKSEAGAIILWLAASLFAAALLMPYLYDAGKTLAHNAETAEYPSVLEGVAASAGRAKPDRFFSRALLISALALLPALIRRVKKIPARDGADNYKLRKLSWPQRLTQLSVGMLTGAMCLGILATALALTDAASPKDAALSIGKFFSKAFLPALGAGVIEELVFRGLLLGLWLRACSLRSACIGSALMFAFMHFLSPPDGIIIADPRAWHAGFQILGSTLGHFTNPAFFVTEFATLTLLGLLLAYCRVRTFSLWLPIGIHAGLVFALKTFSMTMTLDPESPLNPWFIGGDLKSGILPLAALGICFAACIGITRFLPETKRPSAG; this is translated from the coding sequence ATGCGTTTCCTGAAGTCAGAAGCCGGTGCGATCATCCTGTGGCTTGCCGCTTCGCTGTTCGCCGCCGCCCTGCTGATGCCATATCTATACGATGCAGGCAAAACCCTCGCCCACAATGCGGAGACGGCGGAATACCCTTCCGTCCTTGAGGGAGTCGCCGCTTCCGCAGGCCGCGCGAAGCCGGATCGCTTCTTCAGCCGCGCCCTTCTCATCTCTGCCCTCGCCCTTCTGCCGGCCCTGATCCGGAGGGTGAAAAAAATCCCCGCAAGAGATGGAGCGGATAACTACAAGCTCCGCAAGCTCAGCTGGCCACAGCGCCTCACCCAGCTTTCCGTCGGCATGCTCACCGGCGCGATGTGCCTCGGAATCCTCGCCACCGCCCTGGCTCTAACAGATGCCGCATCCCCGAAGGATGCCGCGCTCTCCATCGGGAAATTTTTCTCCAAAGCCTTTCTGCCCGCACTTGGAGCAGGCGTGATCGAGGAACTGGTTTTCCGGGGTCTCCTGCTCGGCCTCTGGCTGCGCGCCTGCTCGCTGCGCAGCGCCTGCATCGGCAGCGCATTGATGTTTGCATTCATGCATTTCCTCAGCCCGCCGGATGGCATCATCATCGCCGATCCCCGCGCATGGCACGCAGGATTCCAGATCCTCGGCTCCACCCTCGGCCATTTCACAAACCCCGCATTCTTCGTGACCGAGTTCGCCACGCTCACGCTGCTGGGACTGCTGCTCGCATACTGCCGCGTCCGCACATTCTCCTTATGGCTGCCCATCGGCATCCACGCGGGGCTCGTCTTCGCCCTGAAAACATTCTCCATGACCATGACGCTCGATCCGGAGTCCCCGCTCAACCCATGGTTCATCGGCGGCGACCTGAAGTCCGGCATCCTCCCCCTCGCCGCGCTCGGCATCTGCTTCGCCGCCTGCATTGGCATCACCCGGTTTCTTCCTGAAACAAAGCGCCCGTCCGCCGGGTAA
- a CDS encoding prolyl oligopeptidase family serine peptidase: protein MKTLPALVLTMAYAAADPEPKSFEATDGTEVLYRFATPGKTEEGKTHPLVLFLHGSGERGNDNKSQLKHGVDEILANAEKQGQAIFLIAPQCPADKTWAPYRIDPSSPADGKAENPLLDAVLELVGETCANHPVDPKRIYITGLSMGGFGTWAAIARKPEMFAAAIPICGGGDPRTAARFKEMPIRIFHGDADNIVPPSGSQRMFDALKEAGSRAELTLYPGVGHNSWTQTYRDEEVIRWLFAQTK, encoded by the coding sequence ATGAAAACCCTTCCCGCCCTCGTGCTCACCATGGCATATGCCGCCGCCGATCCGGAACCGAAGTCGTTCGAGGCCACGGATGGGACGGAGGTGCTTTACCGATTCGCCACACCGGGAAAAACCGAGGAGGGAAAAACCCACCCGCTCGTCCTTTTCCTCCACGGCTCCGGCGAGCGCGGCAACGACAACAAATCGCAGCTCAAGCACGGCGTGGACGAAATCCTCGCGAACGCGGAAAAGCAAGGGCAGGCCATTTTCCTCATCGCACCGCAGTGCCCGGCAGACAAGACATGGGCTCCCTACCGCATCGATCCCAGCAGCCCCGCCGACGGAAAGGCGGAAAACCCGCTCCTCGATGCGGTGCTGGAACTCGTCGGCGAAACCTGCGCCAATCATCCCGTTGACCCCAAGCGCATCTACATCACCGGCCTGTCGATGGGCGGTTTCGGCACATGGGCGGCCATCGCCCGGAAGCCGGAAATGTTCGCCGCCGCGATCCCGATCTGCGGCGGCGGCGATCCCAGGACAGCTGCCCGTTTCAAGGAAATGCCCATACGGATCTTCCATGGCGATGCGGACAACATCGTCCCCCCTTCCGGCAGCCAGCGCATGTTCGACGCGCTCAAAGAAGCCGGTTCCAGGGCGGAGCTCACCCTATACCCCGGCGTCGGCCACAACTCCTGGACACAGACCTACCGCGACGAGGAAGTGATCCGCTGGCTCTTCGCCCAAACGAAATAA
- the serS gene encoding serine--tRNA ligase: MLDIRIIRESADDVKTRLKARGGEHWKLIDQVLACDESRRAAETSKQELQNQRKTISKQIGMMKSKGEDSSAIEAEVRAINEGIAKFDSLAEEASAKQSDLLLNIPNLPHEACPVGDSEEANPVVREWGGKPSISDPKDHVELATRHGLISWDDAIRISGSGFAVYRGKGARLERALINFLLDTQSDNGYEEVNVPHLVLRECMEGTGQLPKFEDDMYGTEPAESDGRNTLFLAPTAEVPVTNLYRDTIVPEADLPIKLVAYTPCFRREAGSAGRDNKGIIRMHQFDKVELVQVVDPETGFEVLEQLTADAESILQKLGLHYRVIELCTGDIGQSSAKTYDIEVWAPGHGKYLEVSSCSCFGDYQARRMKLRFKDKEGKNRFPHTLNGSGTALPRLYVALLEQCQQPDGSIRIPPALVPYLGCETI, translated from the coding sequence ATGCTGGACATACGGATCATCAGGGAATCGGCGGACGACGTGAAAACCCGCCTCAAGGCGCGCGGCGGCGAGCACTGGAAGCTCATCGACCAGGTGCTTGCTTGCGACGAATCGCGCCGTGCGGCGGAAACCTCCAAGCAGGAACTCCAGAACCAGCGCAAGACGATCTCCAAGCAGATCGGGATGATGAAATCCAAGGGCGAGGACAGCTCCGCCATCGAGGCGGAGGTGCGCGCAATCAACGAGGGGATCGCCAAATTCGACAGCCTCGCCGAGGAGGCCTCCGCGAAGCAGAGCGACCTGCTGCTCAACATCCCCAACCTCCCCCATGAGGCCTGCCCGGTCGGAGACAGCGAGGAGGCGAACCCCGTCGTCCGCGAGTGGGGCGGCAAGCCCTCCATTTCCGACCCGAAAGACCACGTCGAGCTCGCCACCCGGCACGGCCTCATTTCCTGGGACGATGCGATCCGCATCTCCGGCTCCGGCTTCGCGGTGTATCGCGGAAAAGGCGCACGGCTGGAGCGGGCGCTGATCAATTTCCTGTTAGACACCCAGTCGGACAACGGCTACGAGGAGGTCAATGTCCCCCACCTCGTCCTGCGCGAGTGCATGGAGGGCACCGGCCAGCTGCCTAAGTTCGAGGACGACATGTATGGAACCGAGCCTGCGGAAAGCGACGGCCGCAACACCCTTTTCCTGGCGCCGACCGCCGAGGTTCCCGTCACGAACCTCTACCGCGACACCATCGTCCCGGAGGCCGACCTGCCGATCAAGCTCGTCGCCTACACCCCCTGCTTCCGCCGCGAGGCCGGCTCCGCGGGCCGCGACAACAAGGGCATCATCCGCATGCACCAGTTCGACAAGGTCGAGCTCGTGCAGGTGGTCGATCCGGAGACGGGTTTTGAGGTTTTGGAACAGCTCACCGCCGATGCCGAAAGCATCCTGCAAAAGCTAGGCCTGCACTACCGCGTGATCGAGCTCTGCACCGGCGACATCGGCCAGTCCTCCGCGAAAACCTACGACATCGAGGTCTGGGCACCCGGCCACGGGAAATACCTGGAGGTTTCCTCCTGCTCCTGCTTCGGCGATTACCAGGCGCGCCGGATGAAGCTGCGCTTCAAGGACAAGGAAGGGAAAAACCGTTTCCCACACACCCTCAACGGCTCCGGCACCGCTTTGCCGCGGCTCTACGTCGCTCTGTTAGAGCAATGCCAGCAGCCCGACGGTTCAATCAGGATCCCCCCCGCACTGGTGCCGTATCTCGGCTGCGAAACGATATGA